The proteins below come from a single Aegilops tauschii subsp. strangulata cultivar AL8/78 chromosome 6, Aet v6.0, whole genome shotgun sequence genomic window:
- the LOC120967260 gene encoding uncharacterized protein, with product MGGRRITEKRDVYSFGILLQIVEHGNNFHGDPDAASEGSQRWFPVVAWTRELVQRMCKVAFWCAQQRPSARPPMSSMVKMLEGETEIAPPRNLFHSLYGNETDRLSLLEFRKATLDPLQALVSWNDSIHFACKSLDWDDQGLVGKISPSLANLTLLKDLFLDSDNFTGKIPPSLGHLHRLQRLVLSNNTLQGFIPSFANCSNLRDLFLNRNNLVGQIPMDLPLNLAFLDLQFNELTGIVPDYLGNMTTLLVIHCVYNNIQGNIPNGFATLPSLQYINMAKNKLVGRFPQAIWNISTLDSLCLSYNYLTGEVTSNLGKHLPNLKELVLSGNLFQGHIPLSLINASKLSLIDISNNNFTGVVPSSIGKLTKLYKLNLEDNKLEAHSDQDWEFMYSLANCSELQIFSITSNRLEGHLPASLGNLSNQLQVLYLGGNKLSWSFPSGIQNLANLTRLGLSCNQFTGGIPEWLGSIKKLQTIGLHHNDFTGFLPISLSNLSLLGNLFLNSNKFGGLIPPGLGNLQMLQQLNISDNNLHGRVPKEIFRIPTILAVDLSFNNLDGHLPTEIGNSRQLAYFSLSTNKKRKSLLLPSFGRQFPKVSFNDITRATQGFATSSIIGRGRYGSVYQGKLFQDGSDVAIKVFSLETRGSQKSFIAECNALRNVCHRNLVPILTACSSIDSNGNDFKALVYEFMPGGDLHRLLYSTQDDEGSSDRRYVITLAQRLSIVVDVADALEYLHHNNQRTIVHCDMKPSNILSDDIKGTIGYVAPECATGAHVSTASNVYSFGIVLLEIFLRKRPTDDMFKDGLDIAKFVEVHYSSKVSQIVDPELLQDEAEFPNGSPLAMKRQRT from the exons ATGGGTGGACGACGCATCACCGAAAAGCGTGACGTGTACAGCTTCGGCATACTCCTCCAGATCGTCGAGCACGGTAACAACTTCCATGGCGACCCTGATGCCGCATCAGAGGGAAGCCAACGGTGGTTCCCCGTGGTCGCATGGACCAG GGAGCTGGTGCAGAGGATGTGCAAGGTGGCATTCTGGTGTGCGCAACAGCGGCCATCGGCGAGGCCACCCATGAGCTCGATGGTGAAGATGCTGGAGGGCGAGACGGAGATCGCTCCGCCGCGCAACCTATTCCA CTCCTTGTACGGAAATGAGACAGACCGGTTGTCGCTGCTTGAGTTCAGGAAGGCAACTCTCGACCCACTGCAGGCCCTCGTGTCCTGGAACGACAGCATCCACTTCGCTTGCAAATCTCTTGACTGGGATG ATCAAGGTTTAGTTGGAAAAATCTCCCCTTCGCTTGCAAATCTAACGCTCCTCAAAGATCTATTCCTAGACTCAGATAACTTCACAGGGAAGATCCCTCCATCTCTTGGACACTTGCATCGCCTGCAACGCCTCGTGTTGAGTAATAACACACTACAAGGATTCATACCTAGTTTTGCAAACTGTTCCAATCTCAGGGATCTATTTCTAAATCGCAATAATCTAGTAGGGCAAATTCCTATGGATTTACCTCTCAACCTTGCATTTCTGGACCTTCAATTTAATGAACTTACTGGAATCGTTCCGGATTACCTTGGCAATATGACAACACTATTAGTAATTCACTGTGTCTATAATAATATACAAGGCAACATCCCCAATGGCTTTGCAACGCTGCCCAGCCTACAATACATAAACATGGCTAAAAATAAGTTGGTGGGTAGGTTTCCACAAGCCATCTGGAATATTTCTACTCTTGATTCTCTTTGCCTTTCTTATAATTATCTTACTGGAGAGGTGACATCCAATCTCGGTAAACATCTACCTAATCTTAAGGAACTCGTTTTATCCGGTAACTTGTTTCAAGGGCATATACCCCTTTCATTGATAAATGCTTCCAAGCTCTCCCTCATTGATATATCAAACAATAATTTCACTGGGGTAGTTCCTAGCTCCATCGGCAAACTAACCAAATTGTATAAGTTAAATTTGGAGGACAATAAACTCGAAGCACATAGTGATCAAGACTGGGAGTTTATGTATAGCTTAGCCAATTGCTCAGAACTACAAATATTTTCGATCACTTCCAATCGTCTAGAAGGCCACTTACCAGCTTCATTAGGTAACCTTTCGAATCAGCTTCAAGTTCTATACCTGGGAGGAAATAAATTATCATGGAGTTTTCCCTCCGGCATACAAAATCTTGCCAACCTGACTAGATTAGGATTGTCATGCAATCAATTTACAGGTGGGATTCCTGAATGGCTTGGAAGTATCAAGAAGTTACAAACAATAGGTTTACATCACAATGACTTTACAGGGTTTCTTCCAATATCTCTTTCGAATTTATCTTTACTAGGGAACCTCTTTCTCAACTCCAATAAGTTTGGTGGTCTCATACCCCCAGGCCTAGGAAACCTCCAAATGCTTCAACAATTAAACATTTCCGACAACAATCTTCATGGTAGGGTGCCAAAGGAGATCTTTAGAATTCCGACAATATTAGCAGTTGATCTATCTTTCAACAACCTTGATGGACATCTTCCTACCGAGATTGGCAATTCCAGGCAGCTTGCATATTTTTCACTTTCAACAAATAAG AAGAGGAAATCTTTATTGTTGCCATCATTTGGTAGACAATTTCCCAAAGTGTCTTTCAATGATATTACTAGAGCAACACAGGGGTTCGCAACATCCAGCATAATTGGAAGAGGGAGATATGGTTCTGTTTATCAAGGAAAATTATTTCAAGATGGAAGTGATGTTGCCATAAAAGTCTTCAGCCTAGAGACAAGGGGGTCACAGAAGAGCTTCATCGCAGAATGTAACGCCTTAAGAAATGTGTGCCACCGTAATCTCGTCCCTATCTTAACTGCATGCTCAAGCATTGATTCTAACGGGAATGATTTCAAAGCTCTAGTGTATGAGTTCATGCCTGGAGGGGACTTACATAGACTACTATACTCAACTCAAGACGATGAGGGCTCTTCAGACCGGAGATATGTTATTACATTGGCTCAAAGGCTAAGCATTGTGGTGGACGTAGCAGATGCATTGGAGTACCTACACCACAACAATCAAAGAACAATTGTTCATTGCGATATGAAGCCTAGCAACATTCTATCGGATGACA TAAAGGGCACAATTGGATATGTTGCTCCAG AATGTGCAACAGGCGCTCATGTTTCGACTGCTAGCAACGTCTATAGCTTTGGAATCGTTCTACTTGAAATATTCTTGCGTAAGAGGCCGACTGATGATATGTTCAAGGATGGACTGGACATTGCAAAATTCGTCGAGGTGCACTATTCTTCCAAAGTATCACAGATTGTTGACCCTGAGTTACTACAAGATGAAGCGGAGTTTCCCAACGGAAGTCCATTAGCCATGAAGAGGCAAAGGACTTGA